The Apis mellifera strain DH4 linkage group LG8, Amel_HAv3.1, whole genome shotgun sequence genome contains a region encoding:
- the LOC552031 gene encoding chromodomain-helicase-DNA-binding protein Mi-2 homolog isoform X3, protein MASDEEVDESYAGEDDLDETGGQVSNVNQQVDGSSDAEESQRLEEDDDYEPEERKKKKGKKRKARSEDKKGKKKKKKKKSDSGDESDFGGGGETGDIAGDDSDYAGNRKSRKSSSRKSSSHNASAPPSQEPTTGMPTIEEVCNTFGLTDVQIEYTDADFQNLTTYKLFQQHVRPLLAKENPKVPMSKLMMLVAAKWRDFSELNPHTQPDTDVSSANVDEDSRNARANRSSAVQEGEDEEEDDEDSDRKRKSRGSRAKKGKKASKVPTLKIKLGKRKRGSSDEEAEGSGVGTDRDSDMEFEQMLADAEEPVGADGTNKGNTEESGIEPPAEPPVRRKAKTKIGNKTKKKKKTKTTSKFPDGEEGLQTDHQDYCEVCQQGGEIILCDTCPRAYHLVCLEPELEETPEGKWSCPHCEGEGAAEDDDEHMEFCRICKDGGELLCCDSCTSAYHTHCLNPPLSEIPDGDWKCPRCSCPPIRGKVAKILTWRWKDCPETPSEEPSTSKATPKQRRMREFFVKWADMSYWHCDWITELQLDVFHPLMFRNYSRKYDMDEPPKLEEPLDESDSRVKRLKEQDGATNRDEYNLEERFYRYGVRPEWLVVHRVINHRLSRDGRATYLVKWRELGYDQATWEDEHEDIPGLKQAIEYYLDLRAANCCDGSSSRKGKKGEKSKGKKSKTRELIDDEERTPKRYTPPPDKPTTDLKKKYERQPEYLDQTGMQLHPYQLEGLNWLRYSWGQGIDTILADEMGLGKTIQTITFLYSLYKEGHCKGPFLVSVPLSTIINWEREFETWAPDFYCVTYVGDKDSRIVIRENELSFEEGAVRGGRASKIRSNQIKFNVLLTSYELISIDSACLGSIDWAVLVVDEAHRLKSNQSKFFRLLASYNIAYKLLLTGTPLQNNLEELFHLLNFLCRDKFNDLAAFQNEFADISKEEQVKKLHELLGPHMLRRLKADVLKNMPSKSEFIVRVELSPMQKKYYKYILTRNFEALNPKGGGQQVSLLNIMMDLKKCCNHPYLFPAASQEAPTAPNGSYETSALIKAAGKLVLLSKMLKKLRDDGHRVLIFSQMTKMLDILEDYLEGEGYKYERIDGNITGAQRQEAIDRFNAPGAQQFVFLLSTRAGGLGINLATADTVIIYDSDWNPHNDIQAFSRAHRIGQANKVMIYRFVTRNSVEERVTQVAKRKMMLTHLVVRPGMGGKGANFSKQELDDILRFGTEELFKEEEGKEDEAIHYDDKAVAELLDRSKEGIEQKENWANEYLSSFKVASYVTKEGETEEEADTEIIKQEAENTDPAYWIKLLRHHYEQQQEDIARTLGKGKRIRKQVNYNDGGVTGDQSTRDDQPWQENLSDYNSDFSAPSDDDKEDDDFDEKGDGDLLSRRSRRRLERRDEKDRPLPPLLARVNGNIEKKYDCLIQVLGFNARQRKAFLNAIMRYGMPPQDAFNSQWLVRDLRGKSEKNFKAYVSLFMRHLCEPGADNAETFADGVPREGLSRQHVLTRIGVMSLIRKKVQEFEHINGYYSMPEMIRKPVEPVKVDGSGDGATGTSSTSATPATSNAASPSPAATPTPTAISGTTITDTNKSNSDSSEIKECKEEQKDKEITETKDVKEESKDSKEEEENNTEKDKDKDDVKKEEKDAESETIDKEKDKLDIKEEKSLTKHDEKVENTENKTKQDSEEDVVIVKDDEEETEKREEKDNKEKDIKDCDSETIKPKRKFMFNIADGGFTELHTLWLNEEKAAVPGREYEIWHRRHDYWLLAGIVTHGYGRWQDIQNDIRFAIINEPFKMDVGKGNFLEIKNKFLARRFKLLEQALVIEEQLRRAAYLNLTQDPNHPAMSLNARFAEVECLAESHQHLSKESLAGNKPANAVLHKVLNQLEELLSDMKSDVSRLPATLARIPPVAQRLQMSERSILSRLAATAPGGNNSQSGQAALLAQQFPAGFSGGQLPATFAGAANFGNFRPQYSVPGQPPQGFTA, encoded by the exons ATGGCATCCGATGAGGAGGTAGACGAGAGCTACGCGG GAGAAGATGATTTAGATGAAACTGGAGGTCAAGTTTCAAATGTTAATCAACAAGTGGATGGTTCATCTGATGCAGAGGAATCTCAAAGATTA gaAGAAGATGATGATTATGAaccagaagaaagaaaaaaaaagaaagggaaaaaacgaAAAGCACGTAGTGAAGATaagaaggggaagaaaaaaaagaaaaagaaaaaatctgaTTCTGgagat GAAAGTGATTTTGGAGGTGGTGGTGAAACTGGTGATATAGCTGGAGATGATAGTGATTATGCaggaaatagaaaaagtaGAAAGTCTTCTTCCAGGAAATCATCTAGTCATAATGCATCAGCTCCACCTAGCCAAGAACCTACAACTGGAATGCCCACAATTGAAGAAGTCTGTAACACATTTGGATTGACAGATGTACAAATTGAATATACTGATGCAGACTTCCAGAATTTAACtacctataaattatttcaacaacATGTTAGACCACTTCTAGCAAAGGAGAATCCAAAA gttCCAATGTCAAAGCTTATGATGTTAGTAGCTGCTAAATGGCGTGatttttctgaattaaatCCTCATACGCAACCAGATACAGATGTATCATCAGCAAATGTAGATGAGGATAGTAGAAATGCAAGAGCAAATCGTAGTAGTGCAGTCCAGGAAGgtgaagatgaagaagaagatgatgaaGATAGCGATAGAAAACGAAAATCACGAGGATCTAgagcaaaaaaaggaaaaaaagcttCTAAAGTACCAACACTTAAAATCAAACTTGGAAAACGTAAACGGGGAAGTTCAGATGAAGAAGCAGAAGGTAGTGGTGTTGGTACTGATAGAGATTCAGATATGGAATTTGAGCAGATGTTAGCAGATGCAGAAGAACCTGTTGGTGCAGATGGGACAAATAAAGGAAATACAGAAGAAAGCGGGATTGAACCACCGGCAGAACCACCTGTTCGTAGGAAGGCGAAAACCAAAATCggaaataaaactaaaaagaagaagaaaacaaaaactACATCAAAGTTTCCAGATGGAGAAGAAGGTCTTcag ACTGATCATCAGGATTATTGCGAAGTATGTCAACAAGGtggagaaattattctttgtgACACATGTCCTAGAGCTTATCATTTGGTATGTTTAGAACCTGAATTAGAAGAAACCCCTGAAGGAAAATGGAGTTGTCCTCACTGTGAAGGAGAAG gtgcAGCAGAAGATGATGACGAGCATATGGAATTTTGTAGAATATGTAAAGATGGTGGTGAATTGCTATGTTGTGATAGCTGTACTAGTGCTTATCATACACATTGTTTGAATCCACCACTTTCAGAAATTCCTGATGGTGATTGGAAGTGCCCTAGATGTTCTTGTCCACCTATACGTGGAAAAg ttGCGAAGATCTTAACATGGAGATGGAAAGATTGTCCAGAAACACCTTCTGAAGAACCTTCAACGAGTAAAGCTACTCCCAAACAACGTAGAATGCGTGAATTCTTTGTGAAATGGGCAGATATGTCCTATTGGCATTGTGATTGGATTACAGAATTACAGCTTGATGTTTTCCATCCTCTTATGTTTAG aaattattcacGAAAATATGATATGGATGAACCACCGAAATTGGAAGAACCATTGGATGAAAGTGATTCTCGTGTAAAACGACTGAAAGAACAGGACGGTGCTACTAATAGAGATGAATACAATTTAGAAGAACGATTTTATCGTTATGGAGTTCGTCCAGAATGGCTTGTAGTACATAGAGTAATCAATCATAGACTTTCAAGAGATGGTAGAGCGACATATCTTGTTAAATGGAGAGAATTAGGATATGATCAGGCAACGTGGGAAGATGAGCATGAAGATATTCCTGGATTAAAACAGgctattgaatattatttggatCTCAGAGCAGCAAATTGTTGTGATGGTAGTTCTTCACGCAAGGGCAAGAAGGGTGAGAAGA gTAAAGGCAAGAAATCGAAGACTCGTGAACTTATTGATGATGAAGAAAGAACGCCTAAAAGATATACTCCTCCACCTGATAAACCTACTACAGATCTCAAGAAAAAATACGAACGGCAGCCAGAATATTTAGATCAGACTGGAATGCAATTACATCCTTATCAGCTAGAA gGTTTAAATTGGTTAAGATATTCATGGGGCCAAGGCATAGACACTATTTTAGCAGATGAAATGGGACTGGGAAAAACTATTCAAACTATTACATTTCTCTATTCTTTGTACAAAGAAGGACATTGTAAAGGACCATTCTTGGTATCTGTTCCCCTATcaactattattaattggGAACGTGAATTTGAAACTTGGGCACCTGATTTTTATTGTGTTACTTATGTTG gtGACAAAGATAGTCGTATTGTAATTCGAGAGAATGAATTATCATTTGAAGAGGGTGCTGTTCGTGGAGGTCGAGCATCaaagattcgatcgaatcaaattaaatttaatgtactCCTTACAAGTTATGAACTGATTTCAATTGATTCTGCATGTTTAGGATCAATAGATTGGGCCGTGTTAGTAGTAGACGAAGCACATAGGCTTAAATCTAACCAATCAaagttttttagattattagcATCTTACaatattgcatataaattattattaactggAACTCCTTTACAAAACAATTTGGAagaattgtttcatttattgaattttctatgtcgtgataaatttaatgactTAGCTGCGTTTCAAAATGAATTCGCtgatatttcgaaagaagaacAAGTAAAGAAATTACATGAATTACTTGGACCACATATGTTAAGAAGATTAAAGGCTGATGTGCTGaag aatatgcCAAGTAAATCGGAATTCATTGTCCGCGTCGAATTATCTCCTatgcaaaagaaatattataaatatatattaacgagAAATTTCGAGGCATTAAATCCTAAAGGAGGAGGCCAACAAGTAtcgttattgaatattatgatggatttaaaaaaatgttgcaaTCATCCTTACTTATTCCCAGCTGCATCTCAAGAAGCACCAACCGCACCAAATGGAAGTTATGAAACATCTGCATTAATTAAAGCAGCAGGAAAACTCGTTCTATTGAGTAAaatgttaaagaaattaagagaTGACGGACATAGAGTATTAATCTTTTCTCAAATGACAAAAATGTTAGATATTCTCGAAGATTATTTAGAAGGAGAAGgctataaatatgaaagaatagaTGGTAATATTACTGGTGCTCAACGACAAGAAGCTATTGATAGATTTAATGCACCTG GTGCACAACAATTtgtgtttcttctttctactcGTGCTGGTGGTTTGGGTATAAACTTGGCTACCGCTGACACTGTAATCATTTATGATTCTGATTGGAATCCTCATAACGATATTCAAGCATTTAGTAGAGCTCATAGAATTGGCCAAGCTAACAAAGTCATGATTTATAGATTCGTAACTCGTAATTCTGTCGAGGAACGAGTTACACAAGTGGCAAAACGTAAAATGATGTTAACGCATTTAGTCGTAAGACCTGGCATGGGCGGAAAAGGTGCTAACTTCAGTAAACAAGAACTTGATGACATTTTACGAtttg gTACTgaggaattatttaaagaggaagaaggtAAAGAAGATGAAGCTATTCATTATGATGATAAAGCTGTGGCTGAATTATTAGATAGAAGCAAGGAAGGTATTGAGCAGAAAGAAAATTGGGCCAATGAATATTTAAGTTCATTCAAAGTAGCATCATATGTAACAAAAGAAGGCGAAACAGAAGAAGAAGCTGATACTGAAATTATCAAACAAGAAGCTGAAAATACTGATCCAGCATACTGGATCAAATTATTAAGACATCATTACGAACAACAACAGGAAGATATAGCCAGAACACTTGGAAAag gtaAACGAATACGTAAAcaagtaaattataatgatggaGGAGTAACTGGAGACCAAAGTACAAGAGACGACCAACCTTGGCAGGAGAATCTCTCCGATTATAACAGTGATTTCAGTGCTCCTAGTGATGATGATAAAGAAGATGACGATTTTGATGAAAAGGGTGATGGAGATTTATTATCTCGAAGAAGTAGAAGAAGATTAGAAAGGAGAGACGAAAAAGATCGACCTCTACCTCCATTACTTGCTAGAGTTAATGGAAATATTGaa aaaaaatatgattgctTAATTCAGGTATTGGGTTTCAATGCTAGGCAGAGAAAAGCATTTCTTAATGCGATTATGCGTTACGGTATGCCACCACAAGACGCATTTAATTCTCAATG GTTGGTGCGAGATTTAAGAGGCAAATCGGAAAAAAACTTCAAAGCAtatgtttctctttttatgcGGCATCTCTGTGAACCTGGTGCAGACAATGCCGAAACGTTTGCAGACGGTGTTCCAAGAGAAGGTCTCAGTAGACAGCATGTTCTAACAAGAATTGGTGTAATGtctttgataagaaaaaag gtGCAAGAATTTGAACATATTAATGGATATTATTCGATGCCTGAAATGATACGAAAGCCAGTAGAACCTGTAAAAGTAGATGGTAGTGGAGATGGAGCAACTGGGACTAGTAGTACTAGTGCAACACCAGCTACTTCTAATGCTGCTAGTCCAAGTCCTGCTGCGACTCCAACTCCAACAGCCATATCTGGAACTACAATTACTGATactaataaatctaattctgATAGttctgaaataaaagaatgcaAAGAAGAACAAAAGGATAAagaa atTACAGAAACAAAAGATGTGAAAGAAGAATCAAAGGAttctaaagaagaagaagaaaataatacagagaaagataaagataaagatgatgtgaaaaaggaggagaaagatgCAGAATCAGAAACaatagataaagaaaaggataaattggatattaaagaagaaaagtcaTTAACAAAACATGacgaaaaagttgaaaatactgaaaataaaacaaagcaAGATTCTGAAGAAGATGTAGTTATCGTTAAagatgatgaagaagaaactGAAAAACGAGAA gagaaagataataaagaaaaagatataaaggaTTGTGATTCAGAAACGATAAAACCTAAACGTAAATTCATGTTCAACATAGCTGATGGAGGTTTCACAGAATTGCATACATTATggttaaatgaagaaaaagctGCAGTTCCTGGTCGTGAATATGAAATCTGGCATCGAAGACATGATTATTGGTTATTAGCTGGTATTGTTACACATGGTTATGGTCGTTGGCAAGATATTCAAAACGATATcag gtTCGCAATAATTAATGAACCATTTAAAATGGATGTGGGTAAGGGTAACTTcttagaaataaagaataaatttttagctaGACGCTTTAAATTGTTGGAACAAGCATTAGTGATAGAAGAACAATTAAGAAGAGCTGCATATCTGAATTTAACACAAGATCCTAATCATCCTGCAATGAGTTTAAATGCAAGATTTGCCGAAGTTGAGTGCCTTGCAGAATCACATCAACATCTTAGTAAAGAAAGTCTTGCAGGAAATAAACCAGCCAATGCTGTCTTGCATAAA gtaCTAAATCAAttggaagaattattatcTGACATGAAATCTGACGTAAGCCGTTTACCAGCTACTTTAGCTCGTATTCCACCTGTTGCGCAAAGACTTCAAATGTCAGAGAGATCTATA